The Daucus carota subsp. sativus chromosome 7, DH1 v3.0, whole genome shotgun sequence genome window below encodes:
- the LOC108194967 gene encoding replication protein A 70 kDa DNA-binding subunit A: MDILLLDSSNKDMIVTLWEEKANGFQNDLAAADDGAAFVIITGLLVKKYSGKDIVLSSGDATRTYFNIDYAPLKELSQSMIRNARERGTTIPPPRKKIFVSTAENALKVVKIQDILEVELPNAGEIMRFICEANIINVSKYDGWYYNSCPKCPKGIRIEDNKFYCDACKKETDGYTQRYKIIIGVQDDSGRTTFALLNNDAEQLIGVPVRSIISDLGQDNLTQDIPPIINNIIGRRCAFEAKVSSYNRDGRAGYTVGRLIEMPGSSTHVKGGEHHNEAGPSKKARLSSPK, translated from the exons ATGGATATACTATTGCTTGATAGCAG CAACAAAGACATGATTGTAACATTGTGGGAAGAGAAAGCCAACGGGTTTCAGAATGATTTGGCTGCTGCAGATGATGGAGCTGCATTTGTGATCATAACAGGACTTCTCGTGAAAAAATATTCAG GGAAGGATATAGTACTCTCCAGTGGGGATGCAACAAGGACTTACTTCAACATAGATTATGCCCCGCTCAAAGAACTCAGTCAGAGTATGATACGCAACGCAAGGGAGAGAGGCACAACCATCCCTCCACCaagaaaaaagatatttgtttCAACGGCAGAAAATGCCTTGAAGGTGGTAAAAATACAGGACATCCTGGAGGTCGAGCTTCCCAATGCGGGGGAG ATTATGCGCTTCATATGTGAGGCAAACATTATCAATGTCTCAAAATATGATGGATGGTACTACAATAGCTGTCCCAAATGCCCAAAGGGTATAAGAATAGAGGACAACAAATTTTACTGCGACGCTTGCAAGAAGGAGACAGACGGCTACACACAACG CTACAAGATCATTATTGGCGTACAAGATGACTCTGGAAGAACAACCTTCGCCCTGCTAAACAATGATGCAGAACAGCTTATAGGCGTCCCGGTCAGGAGCATTATAAGCGATCTGGGACAG GACAACCTCACTCAGGACATCCCACCGATCATTAACAACATCATAGGCAGGCGATGTGCTTTTGAGGCCAAGGTGTCGTCTTACAATCGAGATGGACGTGCTGGATACACAGTCGGGCGGCTAATAgaaatgcctggctcatcaacACACGTGAAAGGAGGTGAACACCACAATGAGGCGGGTCCCAGCAAGAAAGCAAGGCTTTCCTCACCCAAATGA